The nucleotide window TGGATCATGACTATTATATTAAGTCAACTGATGTGACAAATTCGTCAATCCTACTTAAGGAAGATGACGAGCTAGCTAGGACGCTTAGTATACTTGATGGTCCAGAACAAGCACATATATCGGCATTGAATGTCACTGAACCACCTCCTTTAGTAATGACGACATCAAAAACTAAACCAAAGGTTAATTTGATACAATCTATAACAATTAATCCTCCGAGTACTGGTAATAAAGCAAATTCATCTGGTCCTCCTGTACTAACACCTGAAGTTCCGCTTCCTACGTTAACTAAAATTGATAACAAATCTTCAGCGTTAAGGGAAAGACAAGAGAAATTGAGTAATTCCAATAAAGAGAAGAATGATGAGGAAACAATGGAAGCTGAACCACCTCCCAGACTCTCCCCCAACTTAATTCCTAAAGCCAAAATGAAAACggttaaaacaatcaaaacattaaaACCTAAAATTACGAAACCTAAAGAAGTAGTTCAACAGGAGAGTACAGATGAAGATGGTGATGACTATTTAGATGTCGAATTAGATACATTATTGGAAGAAAATAGTGATGATTCTGACTTTGATATCGAgcatgagaaaaaaataaaagcggCTGCAAAAAGAATTAATAAGAGATTCAAACAACTCGATTCAAAGTCGACGCCGATAAAAACAccaagaaaaagaaataagaacaaagaacaaaaagaaataagagCAACAGAATTGTTGGAAGAAACcttgaaacagaaaaaagaagaagctaAAGTAGAAACGAAAGAAATAGACAAATTAGTAGAAAAAGAGAAGCAAGAAACAGAGGTAAAACCTCCAGAAAAGAAACCTGcaaaaagagaaaagagaacACCGAAACCGATACCTGATGATTTTGCTTTATTTTCTACACCAGATATTATTAGACGAGTAGGTGGTAAGGATCCAGCTACTCCGACAACACCTGATACTCCTAATAAACCAGCGAAAATTGGTTTTCAAGAATCGAGAAAATCTGTAGAAAATCCGCAGTCTGTTGTTAAAAATAGATTGAGTGTTGATTCTAATGAAAAAGAGAAGGAAAAGGACaaagataaaataacaaataaggTAAACAATTATGtcaattttgtattattctattttatttacttttgttaTCACATTTTCTTTAACCGAgcttataaacaaatttaaatccttttgttgtcaaaaaataccaacaaattataacattcatattttttcttttttgactAATTTGTGCAGTATGTAGCGCAGAAATTTGTGTCCAAATGTAAGAGTAACTGTCCTCTTCTCCTCTATCTACTGTTTTATACCTTTTTGATGTCAcctatattgaaaattgaatcttATTCCCAATATCCAGCGttccaattattttctaaaattttctatCAAGTTTCCTTTATTCTGCGCTAGTAGAGTTCAAATGGTTTCTACTATTCAGAAGAATGCTTTGCGGCAAGCTCTTCACGGAATATGGGATCCTGCTATTGTCTTgcatgtatatatttaaaacacTTCTGTGTATTTATAGGGGTGTACAAGATAAGTCAACTCACTCTGATGTTAATAGTTATATCATCAGAAGTGTAGATGGACTCATTATACCATTCTCTAGTCAGCGTCAAGCACAATCTTGATGTTAGATTTGTATATAAGTTTCTATACTTGCTTACTGATAAGAGCGTGAAAAATATGAGATAGAGCCGGCTTTATAGAGTTTCATAGCAATTTTTAGATGTAACTTATTTCATTCTGACATATATGTTACGTCTGATAtcttatttgatgaaaatattcgtttcactttgtttaaattttctacCTAATTATCTCATGTAATTGATAACCACTTAGTGCTTTATTATTGGGGCTAATCGTATCGTATCATCATATTACTAGGCCTATCTCTTTGTATTTATTCCCTGTATCATAATGCATGTTAAATTTGACTCATCTGTGGCATTCTTTAAATCATTTGAGTTGTCTTTCATATGTTTGATTTATCtgcttttgtttatttttgcctattgtatttaattcattcTTAGAATcattatagttttgtttttattaccaTACATATGTTAACAAGTGTTTCCTTctgtgtatttttaaataaatttgtgtaTTTTGTAGGTTAAAGAGGCAGACAAAAATAAGGATACTAAAGAAAGGCGAATCAGTCAAGGAGAAGTAAAAGCAAAACGATTAAGCGTCGACGATAAGACAAAACCCAAAGATATCAAACCTGAAAGGAGGATATCAGATGCGAAGAAGACCGAAAAATCACTAAAGTCCTCAAAGCTCCTTGATGCATCTGCCGGTTACGGGGAAATGGCAACAGTGGAAGATATTAGAGCTATTATTTTAAGTGAAGATACTAAGACGTTTACGATAGATCCAAATATACATAATACTGTTAATCAAAGCCTAGATTCCAGTAACATTAATTTGGATACTACTGGGTTAGATTTGGATCCAGCTCTATTGGAAAATTTGAACAATGACGAAATTTCTGAAGATATTCTTTATCAAGTCGCTCAGTCATTGGTATCTAATCCAGAGCTACAAAATGCTATAGAAAAAGGGATCAATGAGGGTGTTTTAGATCCCATGGCAGTTGATAATGTTAATGTTAGGGAAGCTAATGTTTCAGAACCAGTAAGTAGTGACctttttttaatgattcaatGAAACCTGTATTTACATGccatatatacataatattctCTTCCACCTTATGGTATAAAAGTTAAAAACTTCTTAATCTCtccttttgtttatttagataatttctttttattaagtATTACCTCTATCAagtacattttttcttctttcttttcttccgattgaattttttcctaTGAACTTTGCTTTTTGTATCTTCTTACTTGTTTCCTTGTCTATTCTATATACCCCTTTCTGCCATTATAAATCAGAATTTTGTCTCCGTTTAATTTAGGAGCATATCTACACACATCTATGTAAATCAGGAACTTGTAACTCTCTTTCATTTAATTTTGCCACAGCATTCCTCTCTTTCATTCTAGTAATTTTATTGCTACTACCTTGTAATCCCTTGTCAATACCATTTATTCCTAATTCCCACTGATATGGTTTTAATAGGATTAGTGATTAGTACAGAATAAAGATTAAAGCAACCTGAACATACAGTTTTCTATCAACATTTACTGTTTCACTGTATGATGTTAATTTCAACAATGAAGCTATCGAAGACCAGAAGTACCATTTACACTGTCTGATAGTCCCGATTTTTTTTCCACTTGTCCTGCCAAAGAAAGCGTTGGTTGTGTCATTATGCCACCAAAACAGACATGTCAATATACAGAAGACTTGAGCAAGGTATTcccttttattaaaaaaagctAAACttgattcaaaagttttttttaagaaaatgtaaCAGCGAATATTCAATTGCATCTGGTGGAAAAAACGACATTACCAGGCATAATTTAACAAACAAACATAAACAACTTTTGGAATCTGCAGCGTGCAACTTAAAGTTTTTGTcaatctttgaaaattattaaatatatttgccATTCTTAATTCtgaaggtagctgattgaataattttttggcattgaaAGCGATGGATTTTTTTACCAGATCAGAAGTggatattgttaaataaatgtcCAAAAAGCTTTCTCCTAGTAGGGTAGCTATGAATGGTTAAATTGTGGAAATGTTTGTGGACCAAATAAACGGATTCTAAAATGAAGAGttaaaattctgtattttttaaaatagaattcgtAATGTGTTTTACTACTTAAACCATAAATGTAACGAATAGctcatttttgtaatttgaagatatattCGAAGAGGTAAAAGACCTCCAGAACCGCAAACCATAGCGAAGATACGATTCGAACAATGAGTAATAAGCTCCAGTTAAAACGTGAGTGTttgtgtagtggtggtgtaaacagtgtattcagtataataTGTAGATCAAGAAACTTGATCAAAGTTGAGGATCGTATTAAGTCACTGTTGGGTTTTAGAGTTGGTAAAGCTCCCTTATAGAACAAAAGTAAAGTTGTCTCATTTTTTAAACAGAGATGGTTCGTGTCAGACTAGGACTTAATAGTAGTGAGATTTTTGTCTATGGTAAAATGTAAAGCTTCTATATCTAGACCACTCCAGGTTACACTGCTGTCATCcgcaaataaagtgaatttgtaAGGATTTAGCTGTGTCAGAGGTTGTATTTTGTTATCACACCGTCATGCACAATCACCATTTCAAATCTATGGCCTCTACGACCCGACCcgagaaaaaatgtttctgcAAACAGACGAAGACTGAggcagatataaaaaaaatcttaacgCCTCATGCAATACAAGAAAGATTTAGAAGCTGTagattatatttcaatttttacagaTGCGTCTAACCATGAAGACTTAAAACTTTTCCAACACCTGTgcgttattttgataaaaaaataaaaattttagattttatatcACGGTATGttagaaaatgataatttggttataaaaacTCACTTCAGGCAGGGTAGTTGTGTAATTCTGAGTGGTTGAAGAGACTGTAGTAgtcaatataaatatcaccaatAGTTCCAGAAATTTTAAGTTACGcatttattgaatgttttttgtttttcctttacTACTTTTTCTGTATTCAgtgaataaaatgattttgtcatgtcatttttatttctattgtaaaTTCATAATCTTATATACTGAGGATTGCTTTACTTCCATTTATTATATCGTTTGtccaaacattttctttttggaTTCTTTTATTACGTTGAGTGTTTTAAAGATCaatgaattcataaaaataaaaccacaatgatgatatattttttaaacactttttttagaCTACAAACGATAGAATTATACAAGGGGCAACACAAATAGTAAGACCTGATGGTAGAGTCATCATCATACCACCAGTAGAGAGGCCTACGACCCGAAGCCGAAATAAAAAACCTCCAGTTGAGGAGGTTAAACCTCCCAAGTatgtaaaatacatttttttgaagatACCGTTTATAACTTTAGGATTATGtagtttttgaaatagacatagttttttattatttatttcagcaACATACACAATATGCCTTGAATATTTCTCTATGGAGACTTCTGATTTAAGTTTTCAttaaatacttttgtttttagacCGGTTCACAAGCCTCTGGACGAAGAACACGTGTCCGGTAATGAACTTGACAGTTCcaatgatgaagaagaagaatctgAAGATGACCCCAACAAACTATGGTGTATATGTAACCAACCACATAATAATCGTTTTATGATTTGTTGTGATACTTGTGAAGAATGGTATCATGGAAAATGTGTCAATATTACAAAAGCTATGGGACAACAAATGGAAGCAGAAGGGAGAGAATGGATTTGCCTGTTTTGTAAGGTAATCTTTAACATATTCAATActtaatataaaatactaagtgtatcaaatattgaatttaatcaattatataaatcTTTTTGGGGTTggaaattgaattattcaaattgaaaagaTTTGGCAACACAAAATCTCATgcaatatgaaaaaagttacttGAAGCTACTCGGCGAAAATGTCCTACatgattaaattcaatttaagcTTCCTGGAGATATTATCAAATACACATCCATTGACATAAATGAAGAACAAGCAGTAAACTATTcaccaaaaattttcattccggTTTTAGCTAAGATGTAATAAAAAACTGGTTTTAGACTGTTATCCAGTGGATATTGatcacgtctgcctgtcgagtagatCTTGCAAATACTACTCTAGGCGAGATTATGTTTTGACAGCTCAGGAGACCATTGGCCGTGATCGTAAAGGTAAACAGAGTTaggtcagcgacctttcttctgTCTTCTAAGCTGATACATGTTTCTGGGGAACTCTGGATCACCTATAAGCCAAATTGCTCATTTCtttattgagtcgagcatcctcagggtATACTTGGGAGTTGAGCTCCAAATttgcgagcaatactccaaagatggacgaatctgggacttgtagaggattagaagctgttgcggagtaaaaatcttttttggtcttaaagaagGCTCGAAGTTTTTGTGATGCTACCTTAACTAATTCGGCCACGTCACAGTGCTAGGACGTATGGACTCCAAACCTCAACATCCTTCATTTTTCCTGTTCACTCAacatttttaactatatttctattgttaacatagattaaatttcaaattaaatgaaaaatatctattacaGATGTACAATTTCATTCTTTTCATAGTTGTTTTCTTTGTCATCTCACCGGGAATACATTAAAAGTGGCAGTGGAGCAagtattattgttaaatttaaaaaaatacaaatgagactcataattgattaaaacaagAATTTTCCAATCAATGATTATGACAATAATAACATCCAAGTGTATGTAAAATTCCCATGTTTTCCCAAGAAAAAGTTGGCTAAAATGTTCTTACCATTACTTTGATTATCAATGACAATGACACTTGCAAACtggaaaatatgataatataacGAATCGAGTCTACTTTGAAAGAAACGAGTTTTGAGTCTCTTGCATTTCTCTTATCTAATCAAATAACTTATTTCTACTATATTAATtctaataatcataattttttaggTAAATTTCATACCCATATTACGATAAATAGTAAATTGGTCTTATGTGAATAGAGTAACATTCCcctaattattaatttcttctctATCATGTTCCTGTTTCATTCCattcaactttttattattttcttggaAACTTTTGTAAGAATCTTAtttatattgtgataaaatttaACCCTAATCTccacattttctatatatatacaCTTCTTTTATTTCGTCTTATACTATCTTCCATACTATCCCGCAATTATCTGTTCATTTTTGTACTCCTTTGTACTTCCTGTTTGTTCTGCTATTCTAACATCAAAGTATTGATTTGACACCTTTATCTGAATttctccaaataaattttcctcAAGATCCTTTTCCAATTCTTCAACCTCTCTACCATTAcatacttttctattttttccctTACGTTaacccaatttttttcaatatctattctcagattttgattttgatcTTGTCCTGAAGAAGCTCATAAAAAATGTCCTGTTTTAAACAATGAAAGGTTCACCAAAAGCAATGTAGGGATAGAGAAAGAGCATATTGAAAGTGATAAGTAAAGATGTgtgaatttgaattataatattattattaattataattaaaaagaaaacaactctTATATCTTCATATTACACTTTAAATCAGCCTTATAGttccaaattttataaaatattacttaATATTACTCAAATGGTGGATCGGTGAATCAAAGAATATTTCGGTTTCTGTAGAATTCCAATATAGGCACTTATGACCATTCTTTCTAAATCTCTCTCTCTTATTGTTATGCAAACGAAGTTGCGTGGTTTAACTGGTGAACTAATAGagcatttcttgtttttatagGATCCTAAACTAAAAAGGCCACAGGCAGCAGCTAGAAGAATCCGAAAAGCTTCCAGAAATTCTAGGACGTCTACAGAGAGTACTGGTAGTTTTGCCAAAAAGGCAGAAGGAGCAGTGAGTGCTATTCCTTGCGTGGTTTGTCAAAAACCTGCAAGgtcaaattcaatttattgtaGTGAAAATTGCATTTTGACGCACGCTCAAGGAATCGAAAGGGTATGCATCTTTCTagtttctatataaataattttaagttcACATCATTTGAAAAGTCAGTGAATTACTTTCATCAATTGCATTCTTTTGTTCATTATCTAGGGACAAACCTTTATAAATTACACGAATTACAAAACATATagcatttcaaagaaaaatctCTTTTCCCTCTGAATTATTCCCCAATTAAAATAACCTTACGTAAGATAAaggaaacctaacctaattgaAGCTAGCCAGAAAATGGATCCATTCCTTGCTTAACAACATCAAGAAGCAGATCTTAATTAGAATGTACTTAAAAGTCGATCAAATAAAAACGTGAACGTCTTTCCTATCTCCACTAACTTCTAAACTAGATAAACTTCCTCCCCGCACCACAACcgcaaaaaattataaaatctttCATCTAATTCATAAATATAGTTCACAAAGCCAATCCGGAAGTCAACTTATCCAATTTTTGGTAAAACCACAAGTACTAAACAACTACTATGTTTATTAACTTGGCCGATCGGAAGTATAGCCCTCAGGTGGTCAAAAGTGAccttttcagaaaaaataaatttcaaaacgCTTGTGCAACTTTTTGGACACAATCGAGTGCAActgaaaaatacaatattattaacATTCAAACTTATAGCATggaataagaataaatttaataaggtttattattatatctgtGTAGCTAGTAGCTTGGTAAAATTTTGTTCTGATTCCTAGTTTACTCACCTGCTGGTCAAATAATATACGttcttcaaattaatttttaaaatacattatgTCATTTGATTGAAGACCATTGGGTTTTCGTTATTCTTAAGTAGAAAAACAAAGTGGGAAATACTTTGTATTTTTATCTTGATCAGtttgattcaaaaataataaataacaaattaaaagaaaagttAATACTACTAAGCTAGTAACTACAATAATTTAAACTCGTATTTTTGCACgaaaaatttagttaatattcaatatattgacGTTTCAGGTAGTGGTGTTCGAAAGAGCAACTGGTAAAATGTTGACTGGAAACAAAGCTCCAAGTGCAGCGAACCTCGATCAGTGGTTAAAGGAACATCCTGGTTATGAAGTTGTTAGATCGGGAGGAAAAGTAGTCACAGCCAAAGTAAGttcaattatcaatattttaatttaaaaattaaattgccTAAAAAGATGATAAAGCAAATCAGAACTTATTAATGGATTTCaatgaattattgtttattttattagtaaacTATTATGTAGGTATCAAAATacggaaatatatatatatatatatatatatatatatatatatatatatatatatatatatatatatatatatatatcgaatCGAATTTTTGTCACACAAAGTAGTTTTTTTTGTCAACAAATATGATTCTCTTAATGACTTTCTTCTTATTGTTCATTGCAACCTCTTCATAAACtgataaaacctttttttgttgaaactCCCTATCacatttcaactatttttctcTTCCTCTAGTGCTGTTTTACTTTTAGAACtaatattgtaattaaaatttttgaaacaaatcgCTGGTAAAATCAATGTACCATTACCCCAGCGtctttggtttttatttttggaaaacctTCAATTGGTAAATCAAAACTCAATAAATAcgtaaatcttgtttttttacattttagaaaaattctatATGATATAGTATTTATTGTAGAAGCCATGTATTTGGTGAAAGTTGAACTtttaaaatactattattttttacagtCTGGAAATTTATCACAAACCAAACTTAAATTAGTGAAGAATAGTAACAACCAAGGAGTCTCTTTAGCTGTGCAGAAAAAAGGTGGAATTAACGTGGGGGTTATGAAACATTCACCAAAACATCAACAACAGCAGTTGGAACAGCAGCAACTTCAACATCAGCAAGTTAAATCAGCACTTAAAGCTTCTCTAATAGGAGCTAAACAAACTGCTAACAAAGTACAAGCATCTCCTAAAGAATCACCAAAATTAAAATCATCCTCAGATCAACTGAAAAGTCCTACAACTGTAACACCACAAAAACCGAAATTGCTACAAACAAAATTGAAGCAACCCCAAGGTAGTACTGAGAAAAAACCTAAATCTACTCCTGTTAGTACTGTGGGAATGAAGGAGAAGTTAGCAGCAATTGTAGCGGACAAATCTCCAacaacaataaaagaaaaatcatcaccgacaatgaaagaaaaaagtACTGTAGTGCCTAAAGAAAAACCTGTGGTGAACAAAGATCGGACCCCTAGTGTAGGTACTAAAGAAAAAACTGCTGTAAAGACGCCCAAGCAAAGAAAggtaatattattattagcaaaaatgattttaattgaattaattgtgtgtatttattatttaggaTAGTGtaaaagataaagaagaaacgACGCCACAAAAACCAGCAGAAAACATTAGAGAGACAGTAAAAAACACAGTTTGCGAACAATTAATCAATCGTTTGAAGGGAGTCGATGATTTAAAACTAACAGATGATGAAGTGAAGTCTATGTCAACTGAAATAGAATCACAACTATACAAATGTTTCGGTGATACAGGTCAAAAATACAGAACTAAATATAgaagtttgattttcaatataaaagatGTAAAGAATCAAACTTTGTGGAGGCggatttgtgaaaaaaatataagtcCATATGAATTGGTAAGTTTAACTATAAAATCCCCTAGGCTGTAAAACCTACCATAACACTACTTCGTTTTAGTTTATTATCAAACTTTGAAcaagaattttcatttcatgcTACAGTCTTTGTAACATCCTTAAggatattttattcaataaatattactGAACAGATTTTAGAGTTGGTCCATAATGCTGTGAGATGCCAAGAAATCAGTTttgacaaaatataattttgggCACATTTTCCTTCGAGAGTAATACAATCCCATTTCCCATTCAAATTAAGCGTCTGATACAGCAATGACGTCCTCATTTGAAGATGTGAACATAGTCCTAAGTCGATGGGGGCTAGATTTCGAGAACAATTTGatgtttaattcattttttttatgtaagagGCAAGCAGAAAAGGGTGAATCCGATTAAACTAGTAGTACCTACCTTGTGGAGATGCCTTtggatattgatcttaaacTTCTGTAAGCTGTAGTGTTCAGGAAAGACGTGCTTGGTAGctgataaattgacgttctgggcgtctgcaagCGAGCTCGGTGCTCATGAGCTACATCCATCTGTTGTGTAGTTCTTACAAAAAATGCTCTAATTGAGATTATGCTGGACAACTCAGAAGAGTATCTGCAGCGGTAGAATCGGCAAAACAGAGCCAGGTCAACGACCTTTCTTCtgtgctctaagctgtccaagtttctggtcaacacTGGATCGCCTGTAAGttgaattgctctcttctgtatagAGTAGAGCATCCTGAGTGTATGCTTGTGAGACGAGCTCCAgatgtgcgagcaatactccaaagatggacAAATCTGTTGTGGAGTGTCTTaaagagggctccaagtttttgtgaagctgccgtAACTAATTCGACCACGTGACCGACcatgccaggacatattgctcccAATCTCAACACTAAAGCGAATATACGATGCTGGTGATTTTTTATGTCCAAACATGAAATGTTGAGTTGCAGTGTCAGTCTTTTTTGTGAAAACAGCAGCCTAGTTCTCtactgcattaaactcaatcagattgctttcaccccactccagaatgttttcaagatctgttgatttttgtatttgattgaTTGATCTGTTGCTGCCTACGGATTTGGGTTTTAACCGAGTTTATTGGCTAAAGCTAAAGTTCAGGTTTTGTATTGTCGTGGCAAAGAGTTTTTGTCTTCTATACATGGGATAGTTTCTGTTTCTACTTCAATGTACCCCATGACGTATGGTAAGATTGACAGTTGATTGTTTTCCCTTATTCCAAATATTCACGAAACAATATGCTCGTTTTAGAATTATTTAGCTGGGTAGATTTCACCCAATAACTTCTATTATGATTCGGACGTGTAGTAGATCTGAATAATCAGTTTGTTGATTTTGTTGTgtgaatttggaaaaataagatttttatgCTCAAATACCCTTATACgtcattttaaaatgatatCCTTGTGATGTCTATTATCTTCCAATTTTACTATATAGTTTTCCATCACTATTTTCAAGACCTATTCAAGTTTTTCATGTAACTGCCTCTTGAACGTCTTGTATCCCCCAGAGAGAATGAgctgaaattttgacagatgttTCGAATTTTAAGgggaaattttgtaaatattttgtaaaaccGCCCTCGTTAAAGAAATATACATGCAGGAAGTATCCTCTCCTATATTCCCATTTAGAGGGAATagtaaatttgatattgatgtGTTGAAATTCCAGGTGAGATTATCGACAGATGATATGGCAAATCAGGAACTTGCGCAGTGGAGAGAAAAGGAGGCTAAACACCAACTGGATATGATTAAAAAATCCGAATTGGAATTATTGAATTGTAACCGTCAGTATGTTTTGAAAACGCACAAAGGTACATATTGATACATTACTGaactgttgaaaataaaaaatatatatgattaaATAGTAATGTACTATATTTTTTAGGTGAGCAAGTAGTAGAAGACGACATCGGTAACAAGGTAGATAACACAGAAATGATTAAAAGTCTAACAGAAGGTTCCGCTTTGGATTCCGGTGATTCCAAAGGGGAAAATTCGAAGGAACGCGACAAAAAAGGGAGTTCCAAACACGGTCATAGGGATAGAGAAAGGAAAATCGGTAGAGATAAAGACTATGGAGGACATAGAATATCGAGTAGAGACCGAGATAGGTAAGTCGGTTTAAACTGCATAACAATGAACACATCGTAtacgtttttattttcagaGACAAAGATAGGAGTAGAAAAAGGTCGAGAAGTAGAGATAGAAAGCGCGGCGATCGAAAGAAACGGTCCAGATCAAAAGATAGGGATAGAAGTAGACATAGAAAATCATCTCATAAATCATCAAGGCATAAGAGAGATATAATTTCTTCAACtgataaattagataaaaaatccAAAGAAATTCTCGAACAGTTGGTGGATAATAAAATTGTCCCGCCATTAGAAGATAGATTATGGAAACATGTGCCCCAAGAAGATATAGTTCCAGGTAAGGGTAAGTGTAGATCTCTTCATTGATTGTTACCAGTGTTACAATAACATTACTTACTGGTTTGTCAGTGCAACTAACATTTTAGGTTTAGGACTAATATTTGAGGAATCCCCgatcaaatatttacaaattacgattttttttcaaaatttaaattttcacaaaacactattttcactaaaaatttcattaagCTCTATACGCAAAGAATATCCTCCACAGGGACATAACACAGTGGAGATCTTTTCCTTGTCTTTAACTGACTCATTTCCATCATTAAAATACTGACACCATTTGTAAACAGTCTTTAACTGACTTAACAAGCTGGAATAGGTTCAAATTTACCTCAACAAATTAGAGTATGAGTTATACTAGTTGAAATAGAGTTATTATAAgtaattgttattataaaaattcattccctttatttttttaatcattttaatcaattttaaactaTTGAGAACGCCGATAATCATTTCCCCTCGCTGCTACAAAATTGGGTGGGCAGAAATAGTTCTGATAGTAGTGTACAAAAGCCTGTACAAATAAATGTGTGAATTACTGAAAATAACCTTTTTTAAGTTATCAACATTCATGATCTGTAGTTTTTAA belongs to Diorhabda carinulata isolate Delta chromosome X, icDioCari1.1, whole genome shotgun sequence and includes:
- the LOC130902588 gene encoding uncharacterized protein LOC130902588 isoform X1 — translated: MANTVVKVSDIKDEELDDSLLLLVGEDGTVTPDQDTVETYLKQRNGPTNLQILKFNRSEMQGIDITVDTVTYVPDVVNEEIVKTDLEEVENRLHSIRLDHDYYIKSTDVTNSSILLKEDDELARTLSILDGPEQAHISALNVTEPPPLVMTTSKTKPKVNLIQSITINPPSTGNKANSSGPPVLTPEVPLPTLTKIDNKSSALRERQEKLSNSNKEKNDEETMEAEPPPRLSPNLIPKAKMKTVKTIKTLKPKITKPKEVVQQESTDEDGDDYLDVELDTLLEENSDDSDFDIEHEKKIKAAAKRINKRFKQLDSKSTPIKTPRKRNKNKEQKEIRATELLEETLKQKKEEAKVETKEIDKLVEKEKQETEVKPPEKKPAKREKRTPKPIPDDFALFSTPDIIRRVGGKDPATPTTPDTPNKPAKIGFQESRKSVENPQSVVKNRLSVDSNEKEKEKDKDKITNKVKEADKNKDTKERRISQGEVKAKRLSVDDKTKPKDIKPERRISDAKKTEKSLKSSKLLDASAGYGEMATVEDIRAIILSEDTKTFTIDPNIHNTVNQSLDSSNINLDTTGLDLDPALLENLNNDEISEDILYQVAQSLVSNPELQNAIEKGINEGVLDPMAVDNVNVREANVSEPTTNDRIIQGATQIVRPDGRVIIIPPVERPTTRSRNKKPPVEEVKPPKPVHKPLDEEHVSGNELDSSNDEEEESEDDPNKLWCICNQPHNNRFMICCDTCEEWYHGKCVNITKAMGQQMEAEGREWICLFCKDPKLKRPQAAARRIRKASRNSRTSTESTGSFAKKAEGAVSAIPCVVCQKPARSNSIYCSENCILTHAQGIERVVVFERATGKMLTGNKAPSAANLDQWLKEHPGYEVVRSGGKVVTAKSGNLSQTKLKLVKNSNNQGVSLAVQKKGGINVGVMKHSPKHQQQQLEQQQLQHQQVKSALKASLIGAKQTANKVQASPKESPKLKSSSDQLKSPTTVTPQKPKLLQTKLKQPQGSTEKKPKSTPVSTVGMKEKLAAIVADKSPTTIKEKSSPTMKEKSTVVPKEKPVVNKDRTPSVGTKEKTAVKTPKQRKDSVKDKEETTPQKPAENIRETVKNTVCEQLINRLKGVDDLKLTDDEVKSMSTEIESQLYKCFGDTGQKYRTKYRSLIFNIKDVKNQTLWRRICEKNISPYELVRLSTDDMANQELAQWREKEAKHQLDMIKKSELELLNCNRQYVLKTHKGEQVVEDDIGNKVDNTEMIKSLTEGSALDSGDSKGENSKERDKKGSSKHGHRDRERKIGRDKDYGGHRISSRDRDRDKDRSRKRSRSRDRKRGDRKKRSRSKDRDRSRHRKSSHKSSRHKRDIISSTDKLDKKSKEILEQLVDNKIVPPLEDRLWKHVPQEDIVPGKAMESDSDHEPSSTVTIPTPPRVSENEDEKNQPISPEKEKEIYFTVRSTSPPLPSKPTEIWRGVINMVDVAQISITAHEVSGDCSGLNNELTTNLDIVGRISPETVWDYIGKMKCSVSKSISLIRLNATNIEEKMPYLALYSYLSSRDRLGVVKSLNKAVKDFYIYPLAPQKPIPQVLLPISGPGFEESRPALLLGIIVRDKRKRPYIDSIPVTNVSTSKKSRISTPPLPIAPPPTAPPPPPLPTRSYTPPPVKDPRLINKSSTVASPAIPTVVPITVPPPSLSIPITIPPPIISMTVPPPTLAPAASAVPEGPTTTPPLLTDEGDEPYSPGDSSGSDVVASTPPLKLSSGRELSPTHYPEIPGLTMGFPSSSLDVQRQIEELNLKIEKQKSEITSMTKNIVSAGITQNIVSANISPNIAAASSEIGTSALANIALPTNLQQILDSIKSIGDTTESPSMPKDTAQTDLTIPLMIPKSFSRPLSNSSTPIQNPLQKSMINTPSDTIPLKLPSKPLIKPSSVNSPLLDDKPSVLSSLSEEELIKKAAEMLGETEGTKRRDTSTPLTSLNKRLKTEVCLPPVPGLEDET